The following are encoded in a window of Candidatus Fluviicola riflensis genomic DNA:
- a CDS encoding CoA-binding protein encodes MKNTLVIGASTNPERYSYRAITQLRRHDHPVIALGLKTGVVADVMIATEWNPNWQVDTITLYLNPRRQEAFYDKIVALHPRRVIFNPGTENPVLEGLLHKTGIETDEACTLVMLSVGQY; translated from the coding sequence ATGAAAAATACTCTTGTCATAGGTGCTAGTACCAATCCTGAACGTTACTCGTATCGCGCGATAACACAATTGCGCAGGCATGATCATCCGGTGATTGCACTCGGTTTGAAAACCGGTGTTGTGGCAGATGTAATGATCGCCACGGAATGGAATCCAAACTGGCAGGTAGATACCATAACACTTTATCTGAATCCAAGGCGCCAGGAAGCTTTTTATGATAAAATTGTAGCATTACACCCACGGCGCGTGATCTTTAATCCCGGAACGGAAAATCCGGTGCTGGAAGGATTGCTTCATAAAACTGGAATCGAAACCGATGAAGCGTGTACGCTGGTGATGTTGTCGGTAGGGCAGTATTGA